A stretch of the Streptococcus himalayensis genome encodes the following:
- a CDS encoding YneF family protein: MNIGLAIFLIVLAFFGGILAGMYLVRKQLEKEFADNPRLNVDAVRMMLSASGQKPSEAKVQQVYHQIKKQQKAALQKGKK, from the coding sequence ATGAATATTGGTTTAGCTATTTTCTTAATAGTATTGGCATTCTTTGGAGGTATCCTAGCTGGAATGTATTTGGTTCGCAAGCAACTAGAAAAGGAATTTGCGGATAATCCACGCCTAAATGTAGATGCTGTGCGTATGATGTTGTCTGCTAGTGGCCAAAAGCCAAGCGAGGCAAAAGTTCAACAAGTTTACCATCAAATTAAAAAGCAACAAAAAGCAGCCTTGCAAAAAGGGAAAAAATAA
- a CDS encoding diaminopimelate decarboxylase, protein MKEPFVTREQLETITQQFPTPFHLYDEKGIRETARALHQAFAWNEGFKEYFAVKATPTPAILKILQEEGCGVDCASYVELLMSHKLGFSGSDIMFSSNNTPLSEYVYAREIGATINLDAYEDLAGLKASAGIPEVISCRYNPGGTFELGTDIMDHPEESKFGMTKEQLIQAFTELKELGAKKFGIHAFLASNTVTNDYYPELARQLFELAVEVVEKTGVDLDFINLSGGIGINYRPEEKANDILAIGAGVKKVYEEVLSPAGLGQVKIFTELGRFMLAPHGLLVTKVLHKKETYRTYIGVDASAVNLMRPSMYGAYHHITNMDNPDGEARIVDIVGSLCENNDKFAVNRELPETKIGDTLVIHDTGAHGYSMGYQYNAKLRSAEILLQEDGSSRLIRRKEEPEDYFATLYGFDFEK, encoded by the coding sequence ATGAAAGAACCATTTGTGACCCGAGAGCAATTAGAAACCATTACTCAGCAATTTCCAACGCCTTTTCATTTGTATGATGAAAAAGGAATTCGAGAAACGGCACGTGCCCTTCACCAAGCCTTTGCTTGGAACGAAGGTTTCAAAGAATATTTTGCCGTGAAAGCTACGCCAACACCAGCCATTTTGAAAATTTTGCAAGAAGAAGGATGTGGTGTGGATTGTGCCAGCTATGTTGAGCTGTTGATGAGCCATAAACTGGGTTTTTCAGGCAGTGATATCATGTTTTCTTCTAACAATACGCCTTTGTCAGAGTATGTTTATGCACGAGAGATTGGGGCGACTATTAACCTAGATGCCTACGAAGATTTAGCAGGATTAAAAGCAAGTGCAGGTATTCCAGAAGTGATTTCTTGCCGCTATAATCCAGGTGGGACTTTTGAGTTAGGGACGGACATTATGGACCATCCAGAAGAGTCCAAGTTTGGAATGACCAAGGAGCAGCTAATTCAAGCCTTTACGGAGTTAAAAGAATTGGGGGCTAAGAAGTTTGGCATTCATGCCTTTCTAGCTTCGAATACCGTAACCAATGATTACTACCCAGAGCTAGCACGTCAGTTGTTTGAATTGGCAGTCGAAGTGGTGGAAAAGACGGGTGTGGACTTGGACTTTATCAATCTCTCAGGTGGGATTGGTATCAATTATCGTCCAGAAGAAAAGGCCAATGATATCTTGGCGATTGGTGCTGGGGTGAAAAAGGTCTATGAGGAAGTCTTGTCTCCTGCTGGTTTAGGGCAGGTGAAGATTTTTACAGAATTAGGTCGGTTTATGTTGGCACCACACGGCCTTCTTGTCACCAAGGTGCTTCACAAGAAAGAAACGTATCGAACCTATATCGGCGTGGATGCCTCAGCAGTCAATCTCATGCGTCCGTCTATGTATGGGGCTTATCATCACATCACCAATATGGATAATCCAGACGGTGAAGCAAGGATTGTCGATATTGTCGGCAGTCTTTGCGAAAACAATGATAAATTTGCTGTTAACCGTGAGTTACCAGAAACCAAGATTGGCGATACCTTGGTGATTCACGATACAGGAGCACATGGCTATTCTATGGGCTATCAGTACAATGCCAAACTTCGGTCGGCAGAAATTCTCCTGCAAGAAGATGGCTCTAGTCGCTTGATTCGCCGGAAAGAGGAACCAGAAGATTACTTTGCGACTTTGTATGGATTTGATTTTGAAAAATAA
- a CDS encoding Bax inhibitor-1/YccA family protein — protein MNHTIIQEREGINQFYAKIYGFVGLGIGISAIVAALMLTSLSGVLQAVLLGNRVIYYGAIFLELALVFMASNMAMKNSPAALPLFLTYSALNGFTMSFIVAMYTQQTVLAAFVSSALMFFVMAGLGMMVKKDLSGMGRALTGALIGVLLASLVNIFLQSSGLSYLISYIMVVIFAGLIAWDNQKIRLVYEQTNGQAGLGWVVSLALSLYLDFVNLFLSILRILGRND, from the coding sequence ATGAACCATACCATTATTCAAGAACGAGAAGGAATCAATCAATTTTATGCTAAAATCTATGGATTTGTCGGTTTAGGGATTGGGATTTCGGCCATTGTTGCTGCCCTCATGCTCACGAGCTTAAGCGGTGTTTTACAGGCTGTTTTGTTGGGCAATCGGGTGATTTATTATGGGGCTATTTTCCTAGAGTTGGCTCTTGTCTTTATGGCGTCTAATATGGCTATGAAAAATAGTCCAGCAGCTCTCCCTCTCTTTTTGACGTATTCAGCCCTTAACGGCTTTACCATGAGTTTCATTGTTGCGATGTACACCCAGCAGACAGTTCTGGCTGCTTTTGTCAGCTCAGCTCTTATGTTCTTTGTCATGGCAGGACTTGGCATGATGGTCAAAAAAGATTTGTCTGGTATGGGGCGTGCTCTGACAGGTGCCTTGATTGGGGTATTGCTTGCTAGCTTGGTCAATATCTTTTTACAAAGTAGCGGTTTGAGCTATCTCATTAGCTATATCATGGTGGTAATTTTTGCAGGCTTGATTGCTTGGGATAACCAGAAAATCCGTCTTGTCTATGAGCAAACTAATGGTCAGGCAGGTCTTGGTTGGGTAGTGTCATTGGCCCTCAGTCTCTATCTTGACTTTGTCAATCTCTTTCTCAGTATCTTACGGATTTTGGGAAGAAATGATTAG
- a CDS encoding HDIG domain-containing metalloprotein, translating into MPYRNDRDYLDHVEQLIQHERVQKLKTIPHHIYSNRLEHSIHVSYTSYKIAKKFGWDEKSAARGGLLHDLFYYDWRTTKFQKSHAWVHPRLAVRNARKVTDLNKIEEDIIIKHMWGATLAFPRYKESYIVTIVDKYWAVKEAMTPLRQKVKTKLFHRKILKS; encoded by the coding sequence ATGCCTTACCGAAACGATCGAGACTACCTAGACCATGTTGAGCAGCTAATCCAGCACGAGCGAGTGCAAAAGTTAAAAACCATTCCGCATCACATCTATTCCAATCGGTTGGAGCATTCAATTCATGTCAGCTATACGAGCTACAAGATTGCCAAAAAATTTGGCTGGGATGAAAAGAGTGCAGCTCGTGGTGGGCTTTTGCACGATTTGTTTTATTATGACTGGCGGACGACTAAATTTCAGAAAAGCCATGCTTGGGTTCATCCCAGACTAGCTGTGCGAAATGCTCGCAAGGTGACCGATTTAAATAAAATCGAAGAAGATATTATCATCAAGCATATGTGGGGAGCAACGCTTGCATTTCCTCGGTACAAGGAGTCTTATATTGTGACCATAGTGGATAAGTATTGGGCTGTAAAGGAGGCGATGACTCCATTGCGTCAAAAAGTAAAAACCAAACTGTTTCACCGTAAAATCTTAAAATCATAA
- a CDS encoding TrmH family RNA methyltransferase, with translation MTIITSKANQVVKNTKKLLQKKYRKDSYLIEGWHLFEEAVKADAEIKRIFVLEAYKERVEDFSQTIVVSPEILADLSDSKTPQGIVAEIALGKQLFPQELRGKYLFLEDVQDPGNVGTIIRTADAAGFSGVFLSKHSADLYNLKTLRSMQGSHFHLPIYRIDSQDILDLAKQSQLPILATTLTHDSVDYKSLAEEEFLLVMGNEGQGISSIVKERADQLVHIPMKGQAESLNVAVAAGILIFTLS, from the coding sequence ATGACTATTATAACCTCAAAAGCCAATCAAGTGGTGAAAAATACCAAAAAATTACTTCAAAAAAAATATCGCAAAGATTCCTATCTGATTGAAGGCTGGCATTTGTTTGAAGAAGCTGTCAAGGCGGACGCGGAAATCAAGCGTATTTTTGTCTTAGAGGCCTACAAAGAGAGGGTAGAGGATTTCTCTCAGACCATAGTAGTAAGCCCAGAAATTTTGGCAGATTTATCGGATTCAAAAACGCCACAAGGCATTGTGGCTGAAATCGCTTTGGGAAAACAGCTTTTTCCTCAAGAGCTGAGGGGCAAGTACCTGTTTTTAGAAGATGTCCAAGATCCTGGAAATGTCGGAACCATCATTCGAACGGCGGATGCAGCCGGTTTTTCTGGTGTGTTTTTGTCCAAGCATTCAGCAGATCTCTACAATCTGAAAACCCTTCGGTCCATGCAGGGGAGCCATTTTCATCTGCCGATTTATCGAATAGACAGTCAAGACATTCTGGATTTAGCTAAGCAATCGCAACTACCTATTTTAGCGACGACCTTGACCCATGATTCAGTGGATTACAAGAGCCTTGCTGAAGAGGAATTCCTTCTGGTAATGGGCAATGAAGGGCAGGGGATCAGCTCGATTGTGAAAGAAAGAGCAGATCAGTTGGTCCATATTCCCATGAAGGGACAGGCAGAGAGCTTGAATGTTGCCGTGGCAGCAGGCATTCTCATCTTTACTTTAAGCTAA
- a CDS encoding acylphosphatase: MQKVRMIAQGRVQGVGFRWGVYALATEIGGITGRVWNREDGTVEILAESKDSPLMAKFIQEIRKGPTPFSKVTYLDVTLANFESYKDFKIAN, from the coding sequence ATGCAAAAAGTCAGAATGATTGCCCAAGGTCGAGTGCAGGGTGTTGGATTTCGTTGGGGGGTCTATGCCCTGGCGACAGAAATCGGAGGCATTACGGGACGTGTCTGGAACAGGGAGGACGGTACCGTAGAAATTTTAGCTGAAAGTAAGGATTCACCTCTCATGGCAAAATTTATCCAAGAAATCAGAAAAGGACCTACTCCTTTTTCCAAAGTCACCTATTTGGACGTTACCCTTGCGAACTTTGAATCCTACAAAGATTTTAAAATTGCAAATTAG
- the yidC gene encoding membrane protein insertase YidC: MKKINRILFAGLSFVSVLFLTGCVPVDKSGQPYGIFWDFFGKPMSWGIDYFANNQALGFGIAIILVTIIVRLIIFPLGIYQSWKAAYQSEKMNYLKPILEPFQDRLKNAQTQEEKLVAQQALMAAQKENGVSVFGGVGCLPVLIQMPFFLGLFAAVRYTPGVAESNFLGIHLGNPSILLTVIVGILYYLQSMLMLVGIDESQKEMMKKTAYMTPIMMLIFSFSSPAGLTLYWVVGGLIQIIQQVVVNFLVRPKMKKQVAEEFEKNPPKAMKQANSRKDVTPQMDTAIETKPKKHKKKNRNAGKQRSR; the protein is encoded by the coding sequence GTGAAAAAAATCAATCGTATTCTATTTGCAGGGCTGAGCTTTGTCTCGGTTCTCTTTCTGACAGGCTGTGTCCCTGTTGATAAAAGCGGGCAACCCTATGGTATTTTCTGGGATTTCTTTGGAAAACCTATGAGTTGGGGAATTGACTACTTTGCTAATAACCAGGCTCTAGGCTTTGGGATTGCCATTATCTTAGTGACAATTATCGTTCGCTTGATTATCTTCCCACTTGGGATTTATCAATCTTGGAAAGCTGCTTATCAGTCTGAAAAGATGAATTACCTCAAGCCTATTTTAGAGCCCTTCCAAGACCGTCTCAAGAATGCCCAAACCCAAGAAGAAAAACTAGTCGCACAGCAAGCCCTCATGGCTGCTCAAAAGGAGAACGGGGTTAGCGTCTTTGGTGGCGTTGGTTGCTTGCCAGTCTTGATTCAAATGCCGTTCTTCCTCGGACTTTTTGCAGCTGTTCGTTACACACCAGGCGTTGCTGAGAGCAATTTCTTAGGAATTCACCTTGGTAATCCAAGTATCCTTTTAACTGTCATCGTTGGAATTCTTTATTATCTACAATCGATGCTGATGCTCGTTGGAATAGACGAAAGTCAAAAAGAAATGATGAAAAAGACAGCCTACATGACCCCTATCATGATGCTCATCTTCTCCTTCTCTTCTCCTGCCGGCTTAACGCTCTACTGGGTTGTCGGAGGTCTGATCCAAATTATCCAACAAGTAGTGGTGAATTTCCTTGTTCGACCTAAGATGAAAAAGCAAGTAGCAGAAGAATTCGAGAAAAATCCACCTAAAGCCATGAAACAGGCTAACTCTAGAAAAGATGTCACTCCGCAGATGGATACTGCTATTGAAACCAAGCCTAAAAAACACAAGAAAAAAAATCGCAATGCTGGCAAACAACGGTCGCGATAA
- a CDS encoding ISL3 family transposase codes for MEQLNLITNFLKMKDKNITITNECDMGTHLELHGHLDYTAPKCPSCKGQMAKYDFQKASKIPYLETAGYPLLIRLRKRRFKCKECGKIAVAETPIVKKNHQISVAVNQKIAQLLIEKQAMTHIAHRLSISTSTVIRKLNEFKFETEWSKLPEVMSWDEYAFKKGKMSFIAQDFNSLNVIAILDGRTQATIRNHFLRYPRQVRNRVKFITMDMFSPYYQLAKQLFPHAKIVLDRFHVVQHLSRAMNRVRTQIMNAFDRKSHEYKTLKRYWKLIQQDSRKLSDKRFYRPTFRMHLTNKEIVAKLLGYSQELREHYELYQLLLFHFQEKQADQFFGLIQDTRQTVDPIFQTVFNTFLKDKDKILNAMELPYSNAKLEATNNLIKVIKRNAFGFRNFENFKKRIFIALNIKREKTNLVLSRC; via the coding sequence ATGGAACAACTAAATCTTATCACAAATTTTCTCAAAATGAAAGACAAAAATATCACGATCACTAATGAATGCGACATGGGAACTCACTTAGAACTCCACGGTCACTTGGATTACACAGCCCCTAAATGCCCTTCCTGCAAGGGACAAATGGCTAAGTACGACTTCCAGAAAGCCTCTAAAATCCCCTACTTAGAAACTGCTGGCTACCCGCTACTTATCCGCCTTCGAAAGCGTCGTTTCAAATGCAAGGAATGTGGGAAAATAGCGGTCGCTGAAACTCCTATTGTTAAGAAAAACCATCAAATCTCTGTCGCTGTCAACCAGAAAATCGCACAATTACTCATCGAAAAGCAAGCAATGACACATATCGCACACAGACTTTCCATTTCTACATCTACAGTTATTCGAAAACTCAACGAGTTTAAGTTTGAAACGGAGTGGTCTAAGCTTCCAGAAGTCATGTCTTGGGATGAGTATGCCTTCAAGAAAGGGAAAATGAGCTTTATCGCTCAAGATTTCAACTCCCTAAATGTCATCGCTATCCTTGATGGAAGAACGCAAGCAACCATCCGAAATCACTTTCTGAGATACCCTAGACAGGTCAGAAACCGCGTTAAATTCATCACTATGGACATGTTTAGCCCTTACTATCAACTAGCCAAACAACTTTTTCCTCATGCTAAAATCGTGCTTGATCGTTTCCACGTTGTGCAACATCTCAGCCGTGCTATGAACCGTGTCCGTACCCAAATCATGAATGCTTTTGACCGCAAATCGCATGAATACAAGACGCTCAAACGCTACTGGAAATTGATACAACAGGACAGTCGAAAACTCAGTGACAAGCGGTTTTACCGCCCGACCTTTCGGATGCATTTGACCAATAAGGAGATTGTCGCTAAACTGCTCGGCTATTCTCAAGAACTGAGAGAACACTACGAGCTCTATCAACTACTGCTTTTTCACTTCCAGGAGAAGCAAGCTGACCAGTTTTTTGGACTTATCCAAGACACTCGGCAGACTGTCGACCCGATTTTCCAGACCGTATTTAATACCTTTTTGAAGGACAAGGATAAGATTCTCAACGCCATGGAATTGCCTTACTCAAATGCCAAACTTGAGGCGACGAATAATCTCATCAAAGTCATCAAACGCAATGCCTTTGGCTTTCGAAACTTTGAAAACTTTAAAAAGCGGATTTTCATTGCTTTAAACATAAAACGAGAGAAGACCAATTTGGTCCTCTCTAGGTGTTAG
- a CDS encoding ISL3 family transposase translates to MEQLNLITNFLKMKDKNITITNECDMGTHLELHGHLDYTAPKCPSCKGQMAKYDFQKASKIPYLETAGYPLLIRLRKRRFKCKECGKMAVAETPIVKKNHQISVAVNQKIAQLLIEKQAMTHIAHRLSISTSTVIRKLNEFKFETDWDKLPEVMSWDEYAFKKGKMSFIAQDFDTNNIIAILDGRTQATIRNHFLRYPRQVRNRVKFITMDMFSPYYQLAKQLFPHAKIVLDRFHVVQHLSRAMNRVRIQIMNQFDRKSQEYRVLKRYWKLVQQDSRKLSDKRFYRPTFRMHLTNKEILDKILSYSDELRQHYELYQLLLFHFQERNSEHFFDLIEQERATVNPIFQTVFKTFLKDKDKVLNALELPYSNAKLEATNNLIKVIKRNAFGFRNFENFKKRILIALNIKKEKTKLVLSRC, encoded by the coding sequence ATGGAACAACTAAATCTTATCACAAATTTTCTCAAAATGAAAGACAAAAATATCACGATCACTAATGAATGCGACATGGGAACTCACTTAGAACTCCACGGTCACTTGGATTACACAGCCCCTAAATGCCCTTCCTGCAAGGGACAAATGGCTAAGTATGACTTCCAGAAAGCCTCTAAAATCCCCTACTTAGAAACTGCTGGCTACCCACTACTTATCCGCCTTCGAAAGCGTCGTTTCAAGTGCAAGGAATGTGGGAAAATGGCGGTCGCTGAAACTCCTATTGTTAAGAAGAACCATCAAATATCTGTCGCTGTCAACCAGAAAATCGCACAATTACTCATCGAAAAGCAAGCAATGACACATATCGCACACAGACTCTCCATTTCTACATCTACAGTTATTCGAAAACTCAATGAGTTTAAATTTGAAACGGATTGGGATAAGCTTCCAGAAGTCATGTCCTGGGATGAGTATGCCTTCAAGAAAGGGAAAATGAGCTTTATCGCTCAAGATTTTGACACAAATAACATCATCGCTATCCTTGATGGAAGAACGCAAGCAACCATCCGAAATCACTTTCTGAGATACCCTAGACAGGTCAGAAACCGCGTTAAATTCATCACTATGGACATGTTTAGCCCTTACTATCAACTAGCCAAACAACTTTTTCCTCATGCTAAAATCGTGCTTGATCGTTTCCACGTTGTGCAACATCTCAGCCGTGCTATGAACCGTGTCCGCATACAAATCATGAATCAATTCGATAGAAAATCCCAGGAATACCGTGTCTTAAAACGCTACTGGAAACTGGTACAACAAGATAGCCGTAAACTCAGTGATAAACGATTTTATCGCCCTACATTTCGCATGCATTTGACCAATAAGGAAATCTTAGACAAGATCCTATCCTACTCAGATGAGTTACGACAACATTATGAACTCTATCAACTTCTTTTATTCCATTTCCAAGAGAGGAACTCAGAGCATTTCTTTGACCTAATTGAGCAAGAAAGAGCCACTGTTAACCCTATTTTCCAGACGGTATTTAAGACCTTTCTAAAGGATAAGGACAAGGTTTTAAACGCTTTGGAATTGCCTTATTCCAACGCTAAATTGGAAGCTACCAATAATCTTATCAAAGTCATTAAACGAAATGCCTTTGGTTTCAGGAACTTTGAAAACTTCAAAAAGCGGATTTTGATTGCCTTAAACATCAAAAAAGAGAAGACCAAGTTGGTCCTCTCTAGATGTTAG
- a CDS encoding DMT family transporter, with product MKKEVKGILYVLMAGIAWGLSGTCGQYLMAQGFPPFLLTSVRMGIAGFCLTCIAFFTMGNQFLQLLKQPKVILAIVLFSTIGLLLNQFSYLLAIRETNAGTATVLQYLCPILVLIHTCLKHRTAPTNIEMFSMLSAVLGTFLMATHGQVTQLAVTPSGLFWGLVAAVSYAAYIILPIQFIQRWGSLAVNGLGMFLIGICLMPISRPLSFNWNIELMTLFALIGMIGIGTIVTYTLFLAGASLIGPVKASLLASIEPVSAVFFAFALMGSRFYPLDLLGMAFILFGVLLISYRDLKEVRSKD from the coding sequence ATGAAAAAAGAAGTAAAGGGAATTCTCTATGTTTTGATGGCTGGCATAGCCTGGGGACTATCAGGTACTTGTGGTCAATATTTGATGGCTCAAGGATTTCCGCCTTTTTTACTGACTAGTGTTCGCATGGGAATTGCAGGATTTTGTCTGACATGCATTGCTTTCTTTACCATGGGAAATCAGTTTTTACAATTGTTGAAGCAACCAAAAGTGATTCTCGCCATTGTCCTTTTTTCTACAATCGGACTTCTTCTTAATCAATTTTCCTATCTATTAGCCATTCGCGAAACCAATGCGGGGACAGCTACTGTTTTGCAATATCTATGTCCAATTTTGGTTCTTATTCATACCTGCTTGAAACATCGAACGGCTCCGACCAACATCGAAATGTTCTCCATGCTCTCTGCGGTTTTAGGAACTTTTTTGATGGCCACTCATGGGCAAGTGACTCAGTTGGCAGTCACACCTTCCGGTTTATTTTGGGGCTTGGTGGCAGCTGTGAGCTATGCTGCCTATATTATCTTGCCGATTCAGTTCATTCAACGCTGGGGAAGTCTTGCGGTCAATGGTCTAGGTATGTTTTTAATAGGAATCTGTTTAATGCCCATCAGCCGTCCGCTTTCTTTTAATTGGAATATCGAGTTGATGACCCTATTTGCTCTCATCGGTATGATTGGAATTGGAACGATTGTGACCTATACCTTATTTTTGGCAGGGGCTAGTCTGATTGGCCCTGTCAAGGCCAGTTTATTAGCTTCGATTGAGCCTGTTTCTGCTGTATTTTTTGCCTTTGCTCTCATGGGAAGCCGCTTTTATCCTCTTGATTTATTAGGAATGGCCTTCATTTTATTTGGGGTTCTTCTTATTTCGTATCGAGATTTAAAAGAAGTTCGCTCGAAAGATTAG
- the tnpB gene encoding IS66 family insertion sequence element accessory protein TnpB (TnpB, as the term is used for proteins encoded by IS66 family insertion elements, is considered an accessory protein, since TnpC, encoded by a neighboring gene, is a DDE family transposase.): protein MSIRLSDLGQVYLVCGKTDMRQGIDSLAYLVKRQFELDPFSGQVFLFCGGRKDRFKALYWDGQGFWLLYKRFENGKLTWPNDEHEVKALTSEQVDWLMKGFSISPKIKSTKSRDFY from the coding sequence ATGAGCATCCGACTCAGTGATTTAGGGCAGGTCTATCTGGTTTGTGGCAAAACTGATATGCGTCAAGGGATTGATTCGCTGGCCTATCTCGTTAAACGTCAATTTGAATTAGATCCCTTTTCTGGTCAAGTTTTTCTCTTCTGTGGTGGCCGCAAAGATCGTTTCAAGGCCCTTTATTGGGATGGACAAGGTTTCTGGTTGCTTTACAAGCGATTTGAAAACGGCAAACTCACTTGGCCTAATGATGAACATGAGGTCAAAGCCCTCACTTCCGAGCAAGTAGACTGGCTGATGAAGGGATTTTCGATAAGTCCTAAAATAAAATCTACAAAAAGTCGTGATTTCTATTGA
- the gatB gene encoding Asp-tRNA(Asn)/Glu-tRNA(Gln) amidotransferase subunit GatB, with amino-acid sequence MNFETIIGLEVHVELNTNSKIFSPSSAHFGEDPNANTNIIDWSFPGVLPVMNKGVIDSGIKAALALNMVIHQKMHFDRKNYFYPDNPKAYQISQFDEPIGYDGWIEIELEDGSTKKIRIERAHLEEDAGKNTHGTDGYSYVDLNRQGVPLIEIVSEADMRSPEEAYAYLTALKEIIQYTGISDVKMEEGSMRVDANISLRPYGQEAFGTKTELKNLNSFNYVKKGLAYEEKRQAEILRSGGQIRQETRRYDEATGETILMRVKEGAADYRYFPEPDIPNFEIDQDWIEEMRAELPAFPRERRAKYVTAYGLSDYDARQLTASKVTSDFFEKALSLGGDAKQISNWLQGEVAQFLNAEQKSLSEIALTPENLVEMISLIADGTISSKIAKKVFVHLAKNGGSAREYVEKAGLVQISDPAVLIPMIHQVFADNEAAVADFKSGKRNADKAFTGFLMKATKGQANPQVAQQLLAQELQKLLD; translated from the coding sequence ATGAACTTTGAAACAATTATTGGACTTGAGGTCCATGTTGAATTGAATACGAATTCAAAGATTTTCTCTCCATCGTCTGCCCATTTTGGTGAAGACCCAAATGCCAATACCAATATCATTGACTGGTCCTTCCCAGGTGTCCTTCCTGTGATGAACAAAGGGGTGATTGATTCGGGGATTAAGGCAGCATTGGCTTTGAACATGGTCATTCATCAAAAGATGCACTTTGACCGCAAGAATTACTTTTATCCAGATAATCCCAAGGCCTATCAAATTTCTCAATTTGATGAACCGATTGGCTATGACGGCTGGATTGAGATTGAACTAGAGGATGGATCTACCAAGAAAATCCGTATTGAACGGGCGCATTTAGAAGAAGATGCTGGAAAGAACACCCACGGGACAGATGGCTATTCCTATGTGGATTTGAACCGTCAGGGCGTGCCCTTGATTGAGATTGTTTCAGAAGCGGATATGCGTAGCCCCGAAGAAGCTTATGCCTACTTGACGGCTCTAAAAGAAATCATCCAGTATACTGGTATCTCAGATGTCAAGATGGAAGAAGGCTCCATGCGGGTCGATGCCAATATCTCGCTTCGTCCCTATGGTCAGGAAGCCTTTGGTACCAAAACTGAGTTGAAAAATTTGAACTCCTTTAACTATGTTAAAAAAGGATTGGCTTATGAGGAAAAACGCCAGGCAGAAATCTTACGTTCCGGTGGGCAAATTCGTCAAGAAACTCGGCGGTATGATGAGGCGACAGGAGAAACCATCCTCATGCGGGTCAAGGAAGGGGCGGCTGATTACCGTTATTTCCCAGAGCCAGATATTCCAAATTTTGAGATTGATCAGGACTGGATCGAAGAAATGCGTGCAGAATTGCCAGCCTTTCCAAGAGAGCGTCGTGCCAAGTATGTGACTGCCTACGGTCTGTCTGATTATGATGCACGTCAGCTAACAGCAAGCAAAGTCACGTCAGACTTCTTTGAAAAAGCCTTGAGTCTTGGTGGAGATGCCAAACAAATCTCGAACTGGTTGCAAGGGGAGGTAGCTCAATTCTTGAATGCAGAACAAAAAAGCTTGTCAGAAATTGCCCTAACTCCTGAAAATTTGGTGGAAATGATTAGCTTGATTGCAGATGGGACCATTTCATCCAAGATTGCCAAGAAAGTTTTTGTTCATTTGGCGAAAAATGGCGGTTCTGCACGTGAATATGTGGAAAAAGCTGGTCTCGTACAAATTTCCGACCCTGCAGTCTTGATTCCAATGATTCATCAAGTCTTTGCAGATAATGAAGCAGCAGTGGCAGACTTCAAGTCTGGCAAACGCAATGCGGACAAGGCCTTTACTGGTTTCCTCATGAAAGCAACCAAAGGACAAGCCAATCCGCAAGTAGCTCAACAACTCTTAGCCCAAGAGTTGCAGAAATTACTAGATTAG